In one window of Paraflavitalea soli DNA:
- a CDS encoding Ig-like domain-containing protein: MLVCTLGFHTGVSAFAPGAGHPPGVPDLTHPDSKLTIVKNNSVANNIDQNIVKAHVVDEFGNPVAGVDIVIVSSSGGFTPIYTTNASGDANVPFPSLIVGTVSIQAYVNGDPFIHGSPAVTYFVAAPPTVNTPTTRLSVLTTNAIANNSATNSVRAHITDAYGHPIAGQTIAFSIASGIASFVGPSSLTTDANGNADISLISTIAGNVNITATMNGINIPNGSPATVTFVADVPQTNNPLTALSVVTNNAVANGIATNSVKAHVVDANGNIVANQPVVFTIFSGTANFVGSTTVNTDASGNAVIALNSTVAGNVKITARVNGVFIIYGSPANVTFTAGPPDVTAASTGLLVITNNAIANGAATNSVRARIRDINGNAVANATVVFNILSGTGTIVGSSTVTTNASGFADINITSLVAGNVSITATVNGVPLVNGSPAVVRFVADAPAVANPGTALSVVTNNALANGAATNRVKAHIVDANGNPVANATIVFTIASGTANFAIPASTTTNASGDAFVNLNSNLAGNVTITATVNGVAIVNGSPLTITFVADAPAVNNPATALSVVTNNAVANNTATNSVKAHIVDASGNPVPNATVVFNIFSGTATFASPATVTTNASGDAIVTLKSNVVGSVRITATVNGVTILNGSPAIVVFVVDVPSVTNPATALSVVTNNAVANNIATNSVKAHIVDAGGNPVPNATIVFTIATGTATFASPATVTTNASGDAVVTLKSTVAGSVTITATVNGTPITNGSPATVIFVADVPSIANPATALSVVQNDALANNTATNSVKAHIADAQGNPVANATVLFYIYSGTATFASPASVTTDANGNATVTLKSNVVGSVNITATVNGTVILNGSPAIVRFVVDVPAVTNPATALSVVTNNAIANGTATNSVKAHIVDANGNPVPNATIVFTIASGAANFASPASVTTNASGDAVVTLNSTIVGSVDITATVNGTPIVNGSPATVNFVVDVPAVTNPATKLTVVLNYAVANGFAVNSVKAHIEDAQGNPVPNALIRFIRANGTATFTSPPLITTDLDGDATVTLSSTVVGAVDITATVNGVAIVNGSPATVFFVADVPAVTNPATALSVVTDNAIANNTATNSVKAHIADANGNPVPNATVVFTIATGTATFTSPVTVTTDANGDAVVALKSGVVGTVTITATVEGTPIVNGSPVAVKFVADVPAIANPATALSVVTNNALANNTATNSVKAHIADASGNPVANATVVFHIYSGTATFASPATVTTDVNGDAIVTLTSTVAGSVNITATVNGNVILNGSPAIVIFKADAPATGNPATALSVVDDNRVANNTALNSVKAHIADANGNPVQGASIVFIITGGTAATAAFTDVNPILTDASGNAIMHLKSPVTGTVIITATVNGNPITNGSPVTVTFVADVPSVGNPATALTVVDNNRVANNAALNSVKAHIVDAGGNPVPGAAIIFTITGGTATTAAFTDANPITTDANGDAIMHIKSPLVGTVIITATVNGNPITNGSPATVIFVADIPVVGNPATALSVVDDNRVANNTALNSVKAHIVDGNGNPVPGAIIVFTITGGTASSGATLNDANPITTDANGDAIMHLKSTAAGTVTITATVNGVAITNGSPATVTFVADVPSGANPATALSVVIPSAVANGTAVTSVKAHVADANGNPVKGAAVQFTIATGAANIVETNPVITDANGDAVITLNSTVVGAVTITATAGGTPITNGSPATVTFTVDVPAVTNPATALSVVVTGVVADGVALNKVKAHIEDAQGNPVPGATIEFTIATGTAQFDGPATMTTDANGDAIISLKSTVAGTVTVTAKVNGTAIVNGSPAIVTFVAGPPDPGNTATALIVATNNALANGTATNSVKAHVVDANGNPVPNATIEFAIAGGTGAFVGSTTITTDANGDATITLTSTVAGTVDITATVNGVAIINNSPATVTFTTEPDVNIADTRLIVLSNDAIADGVETNSVKAHVVDATGTPLNLKEVFFKIESGDATVLTIQPVLTDANGDATILLASKTAGAVSVTAKVGDKQIINGSPAKLRFVPIDIYVPKIFTPNNDGQNDIVKPIVVGITTFHYFNIYNRWGNLVFTTKDPNVGWDGRFKGVLQPVETYMWIAEGLDKDKKKITRRGMISLVR, from the coding sequence ATGCTTGTGTGTACCCTCGGGTTCCACACAGGTGTTTCGGCATTTGCACCAGGCGCAGGTCACCCGCCAGGCGTGCCCGACCTTACACACCCTGATTCTAAGTTGACCATCGTAAAGAACAACTCTGTTGCCAACAACATCGACCAGAACATCGTAAAAGCCCATGTGGTAGATGAATTTGGTAATCCCGTAGCCGGTGTTGATATCGTGATCGTATCCTCCAGTGGAGGATTTACACCCATTTATACCACCAACGCCAGCGGGGATGCCAATGTACCATTTCCCAGTCTGATCGTTGGTACTGTATCCATTCAGGCTTATGTTAATGGAGATCCTTTTATTCACGGCAGCCCAGCCGTTACTTATTTTGTGGCAGCGCCACCTACCGTTAATACACCTACGACCAGGTTATCCGTATTAACGACCAATGCCATTGCCAACAACAGCGCTACCAATAGCGTACGCGCACATATTACCGACGCATATGGCCATCCCATTGCCGGTCAAACCATCGCATTTTCCATTGCCTCCGGAATCGCCAGTTTTGTGGGGCCTTCCTCACTGACAACCGATGCCAACGGTAATGCCGACATATCATTGATCAGTACCATCGCAGGTAATGTAAATATTACTGCGACCATGAACGGTATTAATATCCCGAATGGTAGCCCTGCTACCGTAACCTTTGTGGCCGACGTTCCGCAAACCAATAATCCCCTCACCGCATTGAGCGTTGTTACCAACAATGCTGTCGCCAATGGTATTGCAACCAACAGCGTAAAAGCCCATGTGGTAGATGCCAACGGCAATATCGTTGCCAACCAGCCAGTCGTATTCACCATTTTCAGTGGTACAGCTAATTTTGTGGGTTCCACTACTGTAAATACCGATGCCAGTGGCAATGCCGTTATCGCACTCAACAGTACCGTTGCCGGAAATGTAAAAATTACAGCCAGGGTCAATGGTGTCTTTATTATTTATGGCAGCCCCGCCAATGTGACCTTTACCGCCGGTCCTCCTGATGTAACTGCTGCCAGCACTGGCTTACTTGTTATCACCAATAATGCCATAGCCAATGGCGCCGCCACCAATAGCGTGAGAGCCCGTATCAGGGATATCAACGGTAATGCTGTAGCCAATGCTACCGTTGTATTCAATATCCTGAGCGGTACCGGCACCATTGTGGGTAGCAGTACCGTTACTACCAATGCAAGCGGATTTGCCGATATCAATATTACCAGCCTGGTAGCCGGAAATGTGAGTATTACTGCCACCGTGAATGGCGTACCCCTTGTAAATGGAAGCCCTGCTGTAGTGAGATTTGTGGCTGATGCACCCGCTGTTGCCAATCCGGGTACTGCCCTTAGCGTAGTGACCAACAATGCCCTGGCCAATGGTGCAGCCACCAACAGGGTAAAAGCACATATTGTTGATGCCAATGGCAACCCCGTAGCCAATGCAACCATTGTATTTACGATCGCCAGCGGTACCGCCAACTTTGCTATCCCGGCTTCCACCACCACCAATGCCAGTGGGGATGCCTTCGTTAATCTCAACAGCAACCTGGCGGGGAATGTAACTATTACAGCCACCGTCAATGGCGTGGCCATTGTCAATGGCAGTCCCCTAACCATTACATTCGTGGCCGATGCGCCCGCTGTCAACAACCCGGCTACTGCACTCAGTGTAGTGACCAACAATGCCGTGGCCAATAATACAGCTACAAATAGTGTAAAAGCACATATTGTAGATGCCAGTGGCAACCCCGTTCCCAACGCCACCGTCGTATTCAATATCTTCAGTGGTACCGCCACTTTTGCCAGCCCTGCTACCGTAACTACCAATGCCAGCGGCGATGCCATTGTTACACTTAAGAGTAATGTGGTAGGATCGGTGAGAATAACAGCTACTGTAAATGGCGTTACCATCCTCAATGGCAGCCCGGCCATTGTAGTTTTTGTGGTAGATGTGCCATCTGTAACCAATCCGGCTACCGCTTTAAGCGTAGTCACCAACAATGCCGTGGCCAATAATATTGCCACCAATAGTGTAAAGGCACATATTGTAGATGCCGGCGGCAACCCTGTTCCCAATGCAACCATTGTATTCACCATAGCCACTGGAACGGCCACCTTCGCCAGCCCCGCTACCGTTACTACCAACGCCAGCGGCGATGCCGTGGTAACCCTGAAGAGCACCGTAGCCGGTTCTGTTACCATCACAGCTACCGTCAATGGTACCCCCATTACCAATGGAAGTCCTGCCACCGTCATCTTTGTGGCAGATGTACCTTCCATCGCCAATCCGGCCACTGCCCTCAGTGTAGTACAAAATGATGCGTTGGCGAATAATACAGCTACCAATAGTGTGAAGGCCCATATAGCAGACGCCCAGGGCAACCCGGTGGCCAATGCTACCGTGCTGTTCTATATATACAGTGGTACCGCTACTTTCGCCAGTCCCGCTTCCGTAACCACCGATGCGAATGGTAATGCTACCGTTACCTTGAAAAGCAATGTGGTAGGATCCGTAAATATTACCGCTACTGTCAATGGCACCGTCATTCTTAATGGTAGTCCGGCCATCGTTCGCTTTGTGGTGGACGTACCGGCAGTAACCAACCCGGCTACCGCCCTCAGTGTAGTCACCAACAATGCCATAGCCAACGGTACTGCTACCAACAGCGTAAAAGCACACATCGTTGATGCTAACGGTAATCCTGTTCCCAACGCCACCATCGTATTTACCATAGCCAGCGGCGCAGCCAACTTCGCCAGCCCGGCCTCCGTTACCACCAACGCCAGCGGCGACGCCGTGGTAACCCTCAACAGTACCATTGTTGGTTCCGTTGATATCACCGCTACGGTCAATGGTACACCCATTGTCAATGGTAGTCCCGCCACCGTCAACTTTGTGGTGGATGTGCCTGCCGTTACCAATCCGGCCACCAAACTGACCGTTGTGCTGAATTATGCTGTGGCCAATGGATTTGCTGTCAACAGCGTGAAAGCACATATAGAAGACGCCCAGGGCAATCCTGTGCCCAACGCCCTGATCCGGTTCATCAGGGCCAACGGTACAGCCACCTTTACCAGTCCGCCCCTTATCACTACCGACCTCGATGGTGATGCCACCGTTACACTGAGCAGTACCGTGGTGGGCGCTGTAGATATTACAGCTACCGTCAATGGTGTAGCCATTGTTAATGGAAGCCCTGCTACCGTGTTCTTTGTAGCCGATGTACCAGCCGTAACCAATCCTGCTACCGCTTTAAGTGTAGTGACCGATAATGCCATAGCCAATAATACTGCTACCAACAGTGTAAAAGCACATATAGCAGATGCCAATGGCAATCCTGTTCCCAATGCAACAGTGGTGTTTACCATCGCCACCGGTACCGCCACTTTCACCAGTCCGGTTACAGTGACCACCGATGCCAATGGTGATGCCGTGGTGGCACTGAAGAGTGGAGTAGTGGGTACCGTTACCATCACCGCCACCGTAGAGGGTACCCCCATCGTTAATGGAAGCCCCGTTGCCGTGAAATTTGTAGCCGATGTTCCTGCTATAGCTAATCCGGCCACCGCCTTAAGCGTAGTCACCAACAACGCCCTGGCCAACAATACCGCTACCAACAGCGTAAAAGCACATATTGCAGATGCCAGCGGCAACCCTGTTGCCAATGCTACTGTGGTATTCCATATTTACAGCGGCACTGCCACATTTGCCAGCCCTGCCACCGTTACCACCGATGTAAATGGTGATGCCATCGTCACATTGACCAGTACAGTGGCCGGCTCTGTAAATATTACCGCTACCGTCAATGGTAACGTGATCCTTAACGGAAGTCCTGCCATTGTGATCTTTAAAGCCGATGCACCTGCTACCGGTAATCCTGCTACCGCATTAAGTGTGGTAGACGACAACCGCGTGGCCAATAATACCGCCCTCAACAGCGTGAAAGCGCATATAGCAGATGCCAATGGCAACCCTGTACAAGGTGCTTCCATTGTATTCATCATCACTGGTGGTACTGCTGCTACCGCTGCATTCACCGATGTTAATCCGATCCTGACCGATGCCAGTGGCAATGCCATCATGCACCTGAAGAGCCCCGTTACAGGTACTGTAATTATCACTGCTACTGTCAATGGTAACCCCATTACCAATGGCAGCCCCGTTACCGTCACCTTTGTGGCCGATGTGCCTTCCGTTGGAAACCCTGCTACCGCACTCACTGTGGTCGATAACAACAGGGTAGCCAACAATGCCGCTCTCAACAGCGTAAAAGCCCATATCGTAGATGCGGGCGGCAATCCTGTGCCTGGTGCTGCCATCATATTTACCATCACGGGTGGTACAGCCACTACTGCAGCATTTACCGATGCCAACCCGATCACGACCGATGCCAATGGCGATGCCATCATGCACATTAAGAGTCCCCTGGTCGGTACCGTCATCATCACCGCTACCGTAAATGGCAACCCCATTACCAATGGCAGCCCTGCTACCGTAATCTTTGTAGCCGATATTCCCGTGGTGGGCAACCCTGCTACCGCACTCAGTGTAGTCGATGACAACCGCGTAGCCAATAATACAGCACTCAACAGCGTAAAAGCACATATCGTAGATGGCAATGGTAACCCTGTTCCGGGAGCCATCATAGTATTTACCATCACAGGTGGTACTGCCAGCAGCGGAGCTACATTGAACGATGCCAATCCCATCACTACTGATGCCAATGGCGATGCCATCATGCACCTGAAGAGTACCGCTGCAGGTACCGTCACCATCACCGCCACCGTAAATGGTGTTGCCATTACCAATGGCAGCCCTGCTACCGTGACCTTTGTGGCCGATGTGCCTTCCGGAGCCAATCCTGCTACCGCCCTCAGCGTAGTGATCCCCAGTGCCGTGGCCAATGGCACAGCCGTTACCAGTGTGAAAGCACATGTGGCAGATGCCAATGGCAACCCTGTGAAAGGCGCTGCCGTACAGTTTACCATTGCCACCGGTGCAGCCAACATCGTAGAGACCAACCCTGTGATCACTGATGCCAATGGCGATGCTGTGATCACCCTCAACAGCACAGTTGTAGGTGCAGTTACCATTACCGCTACAGCCGGTGGTACACCGATCACCAACGGAAGTCCTGCTACCGTCACCTTCACCGTAGATGTGCCGGCTGTTACCAATCCGGCTACCGCCCTCAGCGTGGTAGTAACCGGTGTAGTAGCTGATGGTGTAGCCCTCAATAAAGTAAAAGCACATATTGAAGACGCCCAGGGCAATCCTGTTCCTGGTGCAACCATAGAATTTACCATCGCTACCGGTACAGCCCAGTTTGATGGACCGGCTACCATGACCACCGATGCCAATGGAGATGCCATCATATCCCTCAAGAGTACAGTGGCTGGTACAGTTACCGTTACCGCTAAGGTCAATGGTACTGCCATTGTGAACGGCAGCCCGGCCATCGTAACCTTTGTGGCAGGACCTCCTGATCCGGGCAATACTGCTACTGCCCTGATCGTAGCTACCAATAATGCCCTCGCCAATGGTACCGCTACCAACAGCGTAAAAGCACATGTGGTGGATGCCAATGGCAACCCCGTACCCAATGCAACCATTGAGTTTGCGATCGCCGGCGGTACAGGCGCCTTCGTAGGTAGTACAACCATTACCACCGATGCCAATGGAGATGCCACCATCACCCTTACCAGTACCGTAGCTGGTACCGTGGACATCACCGCTACCGTCAATGGTGTGGCCATCATCAACAACAGCCCTGCCACGGTAACCTTCACCACCGAGCCCGATGTGAACATTGCCGACACAAGACTCATTGTGCTCTCCAATGACGCCATCGCCGATGGCGTAGAGACCAACAGCGTGAAAGCCCATGTGGTGGATGCTACCGGCACTCCGCTCAACCTGAAAGAAGTATTCTTCAAAATAGAATCCGGCGACGCTACCGTATTGACCATACAGCCTGTGCTGACCGATGCCAATGGAGATGCTACCATCCTGCTGGCCAGTAAAACGGCAGGCGCTGTATCTGTAACAGCCAAAGTGGGTGATAAGCAGATCATCAATGGCAGCCCGGCCAAATTGCGGTTCGTGCCCATTGATATCTATGTTCCGAAGATATTCACCCCCAACAACGATGGACAGAACGATATCGTGAAGCCTATCGTAGTGGGTATTACCACCTTCCATTATTTCAACATCTACAACCGTTGGGGCAACCTGGTATTTACGACCAAGGATCCGAATGTAGGATGGGATGGACGATTTAAAGGTGTATTACAACCAGTGGAAACATACATGTGGATTGCCGAAGGATTGGACAAAGACAAAAAGAAAATTACCCGCAGAGGTATGATATCACTGGTGCGGTAA
- a CDS encoding type IX secretion system membrane protein PorP/SprF — MKMIWFLLCGILLAGIAQAQEINFSRVQDMAIWYNQSLKTDKQSSIKLNYRNVQYGGIIAYNSISAMVDMPLLSKAKKEAPNSGGYFSASAGAASDKSNQGILNNTLGLLGISYAVPIGSNETYAAIGFQGVYYQSNLNVHGGSLFADQYDKYGPVDGMASADRMAAGWSYGYFNMNAGISVFNNSAFNKWYLGASVMHVNKPYTDKAKSKEFKLSQLVGIQGGYRFVTGQDDDEVGFYASMNWQGRAYKHFFNGTYSTPIKKMPGTAVGAGLGYRYEDALVPNIELRYMKLILGISYDINISGISASGIKRNGLELAVRLDF; from the coding sequence ATGAAAATGATTTGGTTCCTACTATGCGGTATTTTATTGGCGGGGATCGCCCAGGCCCAGGAGATCAACTTTTCCCGGGTGCAGGATATGGCGATCTGGTACAACCAGTCCCTCAAGACCGATAAACAAAGCAGTATTAAACTGAACTACCGCAACGTACAGTACGGCGGTATCATCGCCTACAACAGCATCAGCGCGATGGTAGATATGCCATTGCTCTCCAAGGCTAAGAAAGAAGCGCCCAACAGCGGGGGCTATTTCAGCGCCAGCGCCGGAGCCGCATCGGATAAATCAAACCAGGGTATCCTCAACAATACATTGGGACTGCTGGGTATATCCTATGCCGTACCCATCGGATCTAATGAGACCTATGCCGCCATCGGCTTCCAGGGCGTTTATTACCAAAGTAACCTCAATGTTCACGGCGGCTCCCTCTTTGCCGACCAATACGATAAATACGGACCAGTGGATGGAATGGCCAGTGCCGACCGGATGGCCGCCGGATGGTCGTATGGATATTTTAATATGAACGCCGGTATCTCAGTTTTCAATAATTCAGCGTTTAATAAGTGGTACCTGGGCGCATCAGTCATGCATGTCAATAAACCCTATACCGACAAGGCCAAATCAAAGGAGTTCAAATTGTCACAGTTAGTAGGGATACAGGGAGGATACAGGTTTGTGACAGGGCAGGATGATGATGAAGTAGGTTTTTATGCTTCTATGAACTGGCAGGGCAGAGCATACAAGCATTTCTTTAATGGCACCTATTCCACCCCCATTAAGAAGATGCCTGGTACCGCCGTTGGAGCGGGATTGGGCTACCGTTATGAAGATGCCCTTGTGCCCAATATAGAATTGAGATATATGAAACTGATCCTGGGGATCTCTTATGATATTAATATCTCCGGTATCAGTGCATCAGGAATAAAACGTAATGGACTAGAGTTAGCAGTAAGACTGGATTTTTAA
- a CDS encoding OmpA family protein: MKKVLVCMAVCLVLAAKAALAQEVEREWDNRWFISPLTKFQVQEFGMLEKNKHGYLSNANELPIMDKINASFAASAYKNIAGRLSFSVDIGLSYGHVTSKEKLIATTEAQTYNLLNATLYYHLLSHRYRLQPFVSVGINNLINDSSYTSVPIGVGLKFNAKKIMIMGQAAYGYSVSKNIANTLMYSVGMYLPINNKKKKKADKEKAAAAAAADSAKKAQEELLAKKTDTSKANGQSIVNNFYINVNVDSLLNARAGNNNGSNGNPNGNGVNGNTNGFPNNGNPNGLPGNGNPNDWAGRENGKADYGDSLAGGKTGQAFDLIDFQVDTVNGKPALKFITYFYYKDYSLTSRAFGTIDKVIAQVKRDPKKVVEIKGYTDNVGSTEYNNYLSMRRAQMAFDYMNSRGVPADRMIVSYYGKEYPVAENTPANAWLNRRVELVIHDKD, translated from the coding sequence ATGAAAAAGGTATTAGTCTGTATGGCGGTGTGCCTGGTGCTGGCCGCAAAAGCCGCCCTGGCGCAGGAGGTGGAAAGAGAATGGGACAACCGATGGTTCATTTCTCCCCTCACTAAATTCCAGGTACAGGAGTTTGGAATGCTGGAGAAAAACAAACACGGTTACCTCAGCAATGCCAATGAACTGCCCATCATGGATAAGATCAATGCCTCCTTCGCAGCTTCAGCCTACAAAAATATTGCAGGCAGGTTGTCTTTTAGCGTGGACATTGGTCTTAGCTACGGACATGTTACCAGCAAGGAAAAATTGATAGCTACCACAGAAGCTCAAACCTATAATTTGCTCAATGCAACTTTGTACTATCACTTGTTAAGCCACCGCTACCGTCTCCAGCCCTTTGTTTCCGTGGGTATCAATAACCTGATCAATGATTCTTCTTATACCAGCGTACCCATTGGGGTGGGATTGAAATTCAATGCCAAAAAGATCATGATCATGGGACAGGCAGCATATGGTTATTCAGTGAGTAAGAACATTGCCAATACCCTCATGTACTCTGTGGGTATGTACCTGCCAATTAACAACAAGAAGAAGAAAAAAGCCGATAAAGAAAAAGCGGCTGCTGCGGCGGCTGCCGACTCAGCCAAAAAAGCCCAGGAAGAGCTCCTTGCTAAAAAGACCGATACATCCAAAGCCAATGGCCAGTCAATTGTCAATAACTTTTACATCAACGTAAATGTAGACTCCCTGCTCAATGCGCGGGCTGGCAACAACAACGGTTCCAATGGTAACCCGAACGGCAACGGTGTAAATGGCAACACCAATGGCTTCCCCAACAACGGCAACCCGAACGGCCTCCCTGGCAATGGTAATCCAAATGACTGGGCCGGGCGCGAAAATGGAAAAGCCGATTATGGCGATTCCCTGGCAGGCGGTAAAACAGGACAGGCATTTGACCTGATCGACTTCCAGGTGGATACCGTCAACGGCAAACCGGCACTCAAATTCATAACTTATTTCTACTATAAGGATTATTCACTTACTTCCAGGGCATTCGGTACCATCGACAAAGTGATTGCCCAGGTGAAACGTGATCCTAAGAAAGTAGTAGAGATCAAGGGATATACCGATAATGTGGGTTCTACTGAGTATAACAACTACTTGTCCATGCGCAGGGCGCAGATGGCCTTCGACTACATGAACAGCAGAGGTGTTCCTGCCGACAGGATGATTGTGAGCTATTATGGTAAAGAATACCCTGTAGCTGAGAATACCCCGGCCAATGCATGGCTCAACCGCCGCGTGGAACTGGTTATTCACGACAAAGATTAA
- a CDS encoding DNA-3-methyladenine glycosylase family protein, with translation MKTLKMRKPALFSFEECLWFLNRNYDDCLHHIEPGQLSKAICINGENIAFTLRADEQHLLVDLNHGGGDNFPEAALIQYIMEWFDLDRDITPFYGLLEKNKTLGYMAKDFAGFRLISIHDLYEALCWSIIGQQINLTFAYTLKRRMVEQYGQKLEVNGQSLYIFPRPEVLQYATVADLRKQQFSERKAEYLLLVSKMFAEGSISQEMVRQCASYEAQVALLTAIRGIGIWTANYALMKTLKQLQAIPYGDVGLLNALLNHALIKDKKDTVGIDKLFKRFKGWESYLVFYLWRSLSSKS, from the coding sequence ATGAAGACCTTGAAGATGCGCAAACCGGCGCTGTTCAGTTTTGAGGAGTGTTTGTGGTTCCTGAACCGGAACTATGACGACTGTTTGCATCATATTGAACCGGGGCAATTGTCTAAAGCAATCTGTATCAATGGAGAAAACATTGCTTTCACGCTACGGGCCGATGAGCAACACCTGCTGGTGGACCTTAACCATGGAGGGGGTGATAACTTCCCGGAAGCAGCATTGATACAATATATTATGGAGTGGTTTGACCTGGATAGGGATATTACTCCTTTTTATGGGTTGCTGGAGAAAAACAAAACGCTGGGTTATATGGCGAAGGACTTTGCCGGGTTTCGCCTCATCAGCATACATGACCTGTATGAAGCGCTTTGCTGGAGCATCATTGGCCAGCAGATCAACCTCACCTTTGCCTATACGCTTAAACGCCGGATGGTGGAGCAATACGGCCAAAAACTGGAAGTGAACGGCCAGTCGCTCTATATATTCCCCCGGCCTGAGGTCTTACAATATGCAACAGTAGCAGATCTGCGGAAGCAGCAATTCTCTGAACGAAAGGCGGAATACCTGTTGCTGGTGTCGAAAATGTTTGCGGAAGGCAGCATCAGCCAGGAAATGGTGCGGCAATGTGCTTCTTATGAGGCACAGGTGGCACTGCTCACGGCCATCCGGGGTATTGGGATATGGACGGCCAATTATGCGCTGATGAAAACGCTGAAGCAATTGCAGGCGATCCCCTATGGGGATGTGGGTCTCCTGAATGCATTGCTGAATCATGCGCTGATCAAAGACAAAAAAGATACGGTAGGCATCGATAAATTGTTCAAGCGCTTTAAGGGCTGGGAAAGTTACCTGGTGTTTTATTTGTGGCGGAGTTTGAGTAGTAAGTCGTGA
- a CDS encoding PLP-dependent cysteine synthase family protein, with amino-acid sequence MPLLTSEHVDERLLESVRLLNSKIGNTPLYPITKLFAKPNVTIYAKQEWKQLSGSVKARAGYNIFKAAIEKGQLTREKTLLDATSGNTGIAYASVGSNLHVPVTLCLPENASKERKEILQSLGARIIFTSRFEGTDGAQAAAKELALAHPGKYFYADQYKNDNNWKAHYHGTALEIVQDLPAITHFVAGLGTSGTFVGTGRRLRELNPAIHLTSLQPDNPLHGMEGWKHMETAVVPTIYDTSVADENLEVATEEAYEMIKAAWKYEQLLLSPSAAANLAGAIKVAEKLEAGNIVTVFPDNADKYSEVINKLISR; translated from the coding sequence ATGCCATTGCTAACATCAGAACACGTTGATGAGCGATTACTGGAGAGTGTCCGTTTACTCAACAGTAAAATAGGGAATACACCCTTATACCCCATTACCAAACTATTTGCAAAACCCAATGTGACCATCTATGCCAAGCAGGAATGGAAACAATTATCCGGCAGTGTAAAAGCCCGCGCAGGCTATAATATATTCAAAGCAGCCATTGAAAAAGGACAATTGACAAGAGAAAAGACCTTGCTCGATGCTACCAGCGGCAATACCGGAATTGCTTATGCCTCCGTAGGCAGCAACCTCCATGTACCCGTCACCCTTTGCCTGCCCGAAAATGCTTCCAAAGAGAGAAAGGAAATATTACAATCACTGGGCGCCCGCATCATTTTTACCTCCCGGTTTGAAGGAACAGATGGCGCACAGGCCGCTGCAAAGGAACTCGCCCTGGCCCATCCCGGTAAATACTTTTATGCCGATCAATATAAGAACGACAATAACTGGAAAGCCCATTACCACGGCACGGCACTCGAAATAGTGCAGGACCTGCCAGCCATCACCCACTTTGTAGCCGGACTGGGTACCAGTGGCACTTTTGTAGGTACAGGCAGGCGCTTAAGGGAGTTGAATCCTGCTATTCACCTTACCTCCCTGCAACCCGATAATCCTTTACACGGCATGGAAGGCTGGAAGCATATGGAAACAGCCGTAGTGCCCACCATTTATGATACTTCCGTTGCCGATGAAAACCTCGAAGTAGCCACCGAAGAAGCCTACGAAATGATAAAGGCTGCCTGGAAATATGAGCAGCTCTTATTGAGCCCTTCTGCTGCAGCCAACCTGGCAGGCGCTATTAAAGTAGCAGAAAAACTGGAAGCCGGTAATATCGTTACCGTGTTTCCCGACAATGCAGATAAATACAGCGAAGTAATTAATAAACTCATTTCGAGATGA
- a CDS encoding Mov34/MPN/PAD-1 family protein yields the protein MITLQPAAKELLLNDAVQAFPDECCGFLFGEEDPEGNRTISKIQVVINAKEGDKRRRFVIAPLDYIRAEQYADENNLLLLGVYHSHPNHPAIPSEHDRVAAQPYFSYIIVSVLEGKIGPLRSWRLNEEAQFEEETVAIEQTISS from the coding sequence ATGATCACTTTACAACCAGCAGCAAAGGAATTATTATTAAATGATGCCGTACAGGCTTTCCCCGATGAATGTTGCGGATTCCTGTTTGGAGAAGAGGATCCGGAGGGCAACAGGACCATCAGTAAGATTCAAGTGGTGATCAATGCCAAAGAAGGCGATAAGCGCAGGAGGTTTGTGATTGCCCCACTGGATTATATCAGGGCTGAGCAGTATGCCGATGAGAACAACCTGTTGCTATTGGGTGTGTACCATTCACATCCCAATCACCCGGCCATTCCATCCGAGCATGACCGGGTGGCTGCACAGCCTTATTTCTCCTACATCATTGTATCCGTACTCGAAGGAAAGATCGGGCCGCTGCGTTCCTGGCGATTGAATGAAGAAGCCCAATTCGAAGAAGAGACCGTAGCAATTGAACAAACCATAAGTAGCTAA